A DNA window from Mus caroli chromosome 8, CAROLI_EIJ_v1.1, whole genome shotgun sequence contains the following coding sequences:
- the Arv1 gene encoding protein ARV1, whose translation MGTGGRRGTRSGKGMEGASATSSSCLYRCIECNREAQELYRDYSHGVLKITICKSCQKPVDKYIEYDPVIILINAILCKTQAYRHILFNTKINIHGKLCMFCLLCEAYLRWWQLQDSSQSPAPDDVIRYAKEWDFYRMFVIASFEQAAFLTGIFAFLWVQQPMMAKRAPDFVLLLKALLLSSYGKLLLIPAVIWEHDYTPLCLRLIKVFVLTSNFQAIRVTLNTNRRLSLLVVLSGLLLESIVVFFLQRMEWDVSSDCALYKSQDF comes from the exons ATGGGGACCGGCGGGCGTAGGGGGACGCGGTCCGGGAAAGGCATGGAAGGCGCATCGGCGACTTCTTCCTCTTGCCTGTATCGTTGTATCGAGTGCAACCGAGAGGCTCAGGAGCTGTACCGGGACTACAGCCACGGCGTGCTCAAGATAACCATCTGC aaatccTGCCAGAAACCAGTAGACAAATACATCGAATACGACCCTGTTATTATCTTGATTAATGCCATTTTATGCAAAACTCAGGCCTACAGGCATATTCTTTTCAACACTAAAATAAAT ATCCATGGGAAACTCtgcatgttttgtttgctttgtgaagCATACCTGCGGTGGTGGCAGCTGCAGGACTCGAGCCAGAGTCCAGCCCCCGATGACGTGATCCGGTACGCCAAGGAGTGGGACTTCTACAGGATGTTTGTGATCGCTTCTTTCG AACAAGCTGCCTTTCTTACTGGCATATTTGCTTTCCTGTGGGTACAGCAACCCATGATGGCAAAAAGAGCACCCGACTTTGTTCTGCTGCTGAAAGCGCTGTTGCTGTCCAGCTACGGGAAGCTCCTGCTAATCCCGGCCGTCATCTGGGAACATGACTACACACCTCTGTGTCTCAGGCTCATTAAAGTGTTTGTCCTGACCTCAAATTTCCAGGCAATCAGAG TGACCCTGAACACGAACCGGAGGCTCTCCCTGTTGGTCGTGCTAAGTGGCTTACTGCTGGAGAGCATTGTGGTCTTCTTCTTGCAGAGGATGGAGTGGGATGTGAGCAGTGACTGTGCGCTCTACAAGTCTCAGGACTTCTGA